The window TTGGCTATTTAAGAATATATTTGTGCAAGTTGCTATCACAAATTCATTTTGCAACAGCCCCATCCAGCATATTTCCGACTAAATAATCAATGGACACTTGATAAATACAGGATAGCTTTATCAGCATTTTAATGCTCGGTCTTGTTTTGCCTGTTTCATAATAGGAATAGCTTGAACGGTCAATTCCAAGCAGCTCAGAAATTCGCTGTTGAGTAAAGCACCGGCTTTTCCGCAACTCTTTCAGTCGCTCTTCAAGTAAAATTTTTGGTTCCGTACAGGAGCGCAT of the uncultured Caproiciproducens sp. genome contains:
- a CDS encoding helix-turn-helix transcriptional regulator, producing the protein MQGSTLMRSCTEPKILLEERLKELRKSRCFTQQRISELLGIDRSSYSYYETGKTRPSIKMLIKLSCIYQVSIDYLVGNMLDGAVAK